In one window of Sphingomonas glaciei DNA:
- the gltX gene encoding glutamate--tRNA ligase, whose amino-acid sequence MTVVTRFAPSPTGRLHVGNIRTALHNFLFAKRHGGKFLLRIDDTDRERSSPEAEQAIHADLAWLGLHPHHTVRQSDRFELYERHFEQLRAAGRIYACYETPEELDLRRKILLGRGLPPIYERPEAENTPVEGRAPHWRFRLDQEQPIGWDDLVRGEQKFDPHLLSDPVIRRADGSWLYLLPSVIDDIDLGITHIVRGEDHVSNSAVQLQMFAALGSPPPRLAHEALLVAAEGKLSKRLGAVGVGELQERGLEPMALLSLLARLGTSQPVEAVADIEPLAASFDFAHFGRAPAHFDMAEVEQLNARLLHAMPFAAVADRVPAWVDEASWTVLRTALDHVTEIAGWQEVVQGDIAAPDLPAEDRAFLAEAATHAAAIDWSADPWHALTDALKAATGRKGKALFKPLRLALTGRESGPEMVPLARLIGRERALKRLEASAAA is encoded by the coding sequence ATGACCGTCGTCACCCGCTTTGCCCCTTCGCCGACCGGCCGCCTGCACGTCGGCAACATTCGCACCGCGCTGCACAATTTCCTGTTCGCCAAGCGGCACGGGGGCAAATTCCTGCTGCGGATCGACGATACCGACCGGGAACGCTCCAGCCCCGAGGCCGAACAGGCGATCCACGCCGATCTCGCCTGGCTCGGCCTCCACCCGCATCACACGGTGCGGCAGTCCGATCGCTTCGAGCTTTACGAACGGCATTTCGAGCAGCTTCGCGCCGCTGGCCGGATCTACGCCTGCTACGAGACGCCGGAAGAGCTCGACCTTCGCCGGAAGATCCTGCTCGGGCGCGGATTGCCGCCGATCTACGAGCGGCCCGAGGCTGAGAATACTCCTGTCGAAGGCCGCGCCCCCCACTGGCGCTTCCGCCTCGACCAAGAGCAGCCGATCGGCTGGGACGACCTTGTCCGCGGTGAGCAGAAGTTCGACCCGCACCTCCTGTCCGACCCCGTGATCCGCCGCGCCGACGGTAGCTGGCTGTACCTGCTACCGAGCGTGATCGACGACATCGACCTGGGCATCACCCATATCGTGCGCGGTGAGGATCATGTCTCTAACAGCGCGGTGCAGCTGCAGATGTTCGCGGCGCTTGGGAGCCCGCCGCCGCGGCTGGCGCACGAAGCGTTGCTGGTGGCGGCCGAGGGCAAGCTGTCGAAGCGCCTCGGCGCGGTCGGTGTCGGCGAGTTGCAGGAGCGGGGTCTGGAGCCGATGGCCCTGCTCAGTCTGCTCGCCCGGCTCGGCACCAGTCAGCCGGTCGAGGCGGTCGCCGACATCGAGCCACTGGCAGCGAGCTTCGACTTCGCGCATTTCGGCCGTGCCCCGGCGCACTTCGACATGGCCGAGGTCGAGCAGCTCAACGCGCGGTTGCTCCATGCCATGCCATTCGCCGCAGTCGCCGACCGTGTCCCCGCCTGGGTGGACGAGGCCAGCTGGACCGTGCTGCGCACCGCCCTCGACCATGTGACCGAGATCGCCGGCTGGCAGGAAGTCGTGCAAGGCGACATCGCGGCGCCCGACCTCCCTGCCGAGGACCGCGCCTTCCTCGCGGAGGCTGCCACGCACGCCGCCGCGATCGACTGGTCGGCCGATCCCTGGCACGCCCTTACCGACGCACTCAAGGCTGCGACCGGCCGCAAGGGCAAGGCGCTGTTCAAGCCGCTGCGGCTGGCGCTGACCGGGCGGGAGAGCGGGCCCGAGATGGTGCCGCTGGCTCGGCTGATCGGGCGCGAACGTGCGCTGAAACGGCTCGAGGCGAGCGCCGCGGCTTAG
- the ribD gene encoding bifunctional diaminohydroxyphosphoribosylaminopyrimidine deaminase/5-amino-6-(5-phosphoribosylamino)uracil reductase RibD, giving the protein MAEAARLGAAARGTTAPNPNVGCLIVATDGGIVGRGVTAPGGRPHAESIALALAGERAKGATLFTTLEPCNHRSERGPTCTDLVLSSGVATVVAAIEDPDERTAGKGFARLRAAGIEVRVGAGAELARDSMAGWLTRQALGRPRITLKLALSIDGKIALPSGESKWITGEDARAHVHLERTHCDMILVGRGTLAADRPRLDVRLPGLEERSPRRALLSRGDPVEGWEMLRSPADVFRLHDVNDLLVEGGSATATAFLAEDLVDRILLYRAPIIIGEGRQSVGYIGLDAIGDAHGRWEPRDGRQLGIDRLEVYERVRPEEN; this is encoded by the coding sequence ATGGCGGAGGCGGCCCGGTTAGGTGCCGCCGCGCGTGGAACGACGGCTCCCAACCCCAACGTCGGCTGCCTGATCGTCGCAACCGATGGCGGGATCGTCGGCCGGGGCGTGACCGCGCCCGGCGGCCGCCCCCACGCCGAATCCATCGCCCTCGCCCTTGCCGGCGAGCGAGCGAAGGGCGCCACGCTCTTCACCACGCTTGAACCCTGCAATCACCGCAGCGAGCGGGGGCCGACCTGCACCGACTTGGTCCTCTCAAGCGGTGTCGCCACCGTCGTCGCCGCGATCGAGGATCCCGACGAACGCACCGCCGGCAAGGGCTTCGCCCGCCTCCGTGCCGCCGGGATCGAGGTCCGCGTCGGCGCTGGCGCGGAGCTCGCCCGGGACAGCATGGCCGGCTGGCTCACTCGCCAGGCGCTCGGCCGCCCCCGCATCACGCTCAAGCTGGCGCTCTCGATCGACGGCAAGATCGCGCTGCCTTCCGGTGAATCCAAGTGGATCACCGGCGAGGACGCCCGCGCCCACGTCCATCTCGAGCGCACGCATTGCGACATGATCCTGGTCGGTCGCGGCACGCTGGCCGCCGATCGCCCGCGCCTCGACGTCCGGCTGCCGGGACTGGAGGAGCGCTCGCCGCGACGCGCCCTGCTCAGTCGCGGCGATCCGGTGGAGGGGTGGGAGATGCTGCGCTCGCCAGCAGACGTGTTCCGCCTTCATGACGTCAACGACTTGCTGGTCGAAGGCGGCTCTGCCACCGCCACCGCCTTCCTTGCGGAGGATCTGGTCGACCGCATCCTGCTCTACCGTGCCCCGATCATCATCGGGGAAGGGCGGCAAAGTGTCGGCTACATCGGGTTGGACGCGATCGGCGATGCGCACGGCCGGTGGGAGCCCCGCGACGGGCGCCAGCTTGGCATCGACCGGCTCGAAGTCTACGAGCGCGTCCGCCCCGAGGAAAATTAG
- a CDS encoding riboflavin synthase — MFTGIITDVGTVRTAEQRGDLRLVIDCGYDMAGVDLGASIACSGACLTVVDKGEGWFAVDLSAETVSKTAPGLWQEGARLNLERALRLGEELGGHLVTGHVDGLAEVIGLCPEGDSLRVGLAVPAALGPMLAAKGSVTLDGVSLTVNDVRDEGEQTHFSVNIIPHTAQQTTLASLAVGRALNIEIDVLARYLQRMVAARSSH, encoded by the coding sequence ATGTTCACCGGCATCATCACCGACGTAGGAACCGTCCGCACCGCCGAGCAGCGGGGCGACCTGCGTCTGGTGATCGACTGTGGCTACGACATGGCCGGGGTTGACCTCGGTGCCTCGATCGCCTGCTCGGGCGCCTGCCTGACCGTGGTGGACAAGGGTGAGGGCTGGTTCGCGGTCGATCTCAGTGCCGAAACCGTGTCCAAGACCGCGCCTGGCCTCTGGCAGGAAGGCGCTCGCCTCAATCTCGAACGCGCACTTCGCCTCGGCGAGGAACTGGGAGGCCATCTGGTCACCGGTCATGTCGACGGTCTTGCCGAAGTGATCGGCCTCTGCCCCGAAGGCGACAGCCTCCGCGTCGGCCTGGCCGTGCCCGCCGCACTCGGTCCGATGCTCGCGGCCAAGGGGTCGGTCACGCTCGATGGCGTGTCGCTGACCGTCAACGATGTCCGCGACGAGGGCGAGCAGACCCACTTCAGCGTGAACATCATTCCACACACCGCACAGCAGACCACGCTCGCAAGCCTTGCGGTCGGCCGAGCGCTGAACATCGAGATCGACGTACTGGCGCGTTATCTTCAGCGGATGGTGGCGGCGCGCTCCTCACACTGA
- a CDS encoding energy transducer TonB yields MLAYAASQRSRRRLSPSALLMIAAGHAVAIGLLITAKMDIPLFPKPVITKTTFIPLPPPPAPKPEPRPQVESETVLPPPPISHIDKFPPVIPLPRPADGIDMGPSSSSQVADIGPALAESLPPPTLPPPQPAVVRVGPRAATPADLLRPPYPESMRRTESEAVLRLRLSIDARGRVTAVEPVGTADPAFLSAARSHLTRYWRYRPATEDGNAVASTLTITLRFELEE; encoded by the coding sequence ATGCTTGCCTACGCCGCCAGCCAGAGGAGCCGGCGCCGGCTTAGCCCTTCCGCCCTGCTGATGATCGCCGCCGGTCATGCGGTCGCGATCGGGCTGCTGATCACCGCCAAGATGGACATTCCGCTGTTCCCCAAGCCGGTGATCACAAAAACCACCTTTATTCCTCTGCCGCCCCCACCGGCCCCCAAGCCCGAACCAAGACCGCAGGTGGAGAGCGAGACAGTGCTCCCGCCGCCACCGATCAGCCACATCGACAAATTTCCTCCCGTCATCCCCTTGCCCCGACCGGCCGACGGCATCGACATGGGGCCGAGCAGCAGCAGCCAGGTGGCCGACATCGGACCGGCCTTGGCCGAGAGCCTCCCGCCGCCGACCTTGCCACCTCCGCAGCCCGCCGTAGTCCGGGTCGGGCCCCGCGCGGCGACCCCTGCCGACCTGCTGCGCCCGCCCTATCCCGAGTCGATGCGGCGGACCGAGTCAGAGGCGGTGCTCCGCCTGCGGCTGTCGATCGATGCCCGGGGACGGGTGACTGCGGTCGAGCCGGTCGGGACGGCCGACCCCGCTTTCCTGTCCGCGGCGCGCAGCCACCTCACCCGCTACTGGCGCTACCGGCCGGCGACCGAGGACGGCAACGCGGTCGCCTCGACGCTGACCATCACCCTGCGCTTCGAACTCGAGGAATGA